The proteins below come from a single Triticum aestivum cultivar Chinese Spring chromosome 5D, IWGSC CS RefSeq v2.1, whole genome shotgun sequence genomic window:
- the LOC123122149 gene encoding pentatricopeptide repeat-containing protein At3g49170, chloroplastic has protein sequence MPSPSLPAGAAMASTLAGLPPGLPPSSPPFQTPHRHFNPRIPNLQALSSENPSASAAASLLAAAARAGDLRLGRALHRRLLGTEILDTDALVANSLLTMYSKCGHVSAARRVFDGMRGLRDLVSWTAMAFCLARNGAEQEALLLLGEMLESGLRPNAFTLCAAARACFPGELFRLSGGAVLGFVLKTGFWGTDVSVGCALIDMFARNGDLVAARKVFDGLVERTVVVWTLMITRYVQGGCAGKAVELFLGMLEDGFEPDGYTMSSMISACAEQGSLRFGQQLHSLVLRLGLVSDTCVSCGLVDMYTKLQMEQSMECARKVFKRMPTHNVMSWTALISGYVQCGAQENSAIELLCEMLNESIEPNHITYSSLLKACANLSDQDSGRQIHARVMKTSIGNVNVVGNALVSMYAESGCMEEARKVFDQLYESNILSTSSDIGGTESSNASWSSQIESMGVGVSTFTFASLLSAATTVGLPTKGQQLHALSIKAGFESDKGISNSLVSMYSRCGYLDDACRAFDEMDDHNVISWTSVISGLAKHGHAERALSLFHDMILSGVKPNDVTYIAVLSACSHVGLVKEGKEYFRSMQKDHGLVPRMEHYSCMVDLLARSGLVQEALDFINEMPCKADALIWKTLLGACRTYDNIEIGKIAANHVIDLEPRDPAPYVLLSNLYAHGGLWDEVARIRSLMRHKNLSKETGLSWMHVGNTIHEFRAGDTGHPQAQEIYAKLSALIREIKDIGYVPDTSIVLHDMSDELKEECLLQHSEKIAVAFGLITTSPTKPIRIFKNLRVCADCHSAIKYISKSTGREVILRDSNRFHRMKDGKCSCREYW, from the coding sequence ATGCCCTCTCCCTCCCTTCCCGCCGGTGCTGCCATGGCTTCAACCCTCGCCGGCCTTCCCCCCGGGCTCCCACCGTCGTCACCTCCATTCCAGACCCCGCATCGCCACTTCAACCCACGGATACCAAACTTGCAGGCGCTCTCGTCCGAAAacccctccgcctccgccgcggcgtcgctcctcgccgccgccgcgcgcgccggcgACCTCCGCCTCGGCCGCGcgctccaccgccgcctcctcggCACCGAGATCCTCGACACCGACGCCTTGGTCGCCAACTCACTCCTCACCATGTACTCCAAGTGCGGCCACGTGAGCGCCGCGCGCAGGGTGTTCGACGGAATGCGCGGCCTGCGGGACCTCGTGTCCTGGACGGCAATGGCCTTCTGCCTCGCGCGAAACGGCGCGGAGCAGGAGGCCCTGCTCCTCCTCGGCGAGATGCTCGAGTCGGGGCTCCGGCCCAACGCGTTCACGCTCTGCGCCGCGGCTCGTGCCTGCTTTCCGGGGGAGCTCTTTCGCCTGTCTGGCGGCGCGGTCCTTGGTTTTGTGCTCAAGACGGGGTTCTGGGGCACCGACGTGTCGGTGGGCTGCGCCTTGATTGATATGTTCGCCAGGAACGGGGACCTGGTGGCAGCACGGAAGGTGTTTGATGGGTTGGTTGAGAGGACAGTGGTCGTCTGGACGCTGATGATTACACGGTATGTGCAAGGCGGGTGTGCAGGCAAGGCGGTTGAGTTATTTCTTGGCATGCTAGAAGATGGTTTTGAGCCTGACGGATACACCATGAGCAGCATGATTTCGGCATGCGCAGAGCAGGGATCACTCAGATTCGGGCAGCAACTGCATTCTCTAGTACTACGGCTGGGGCTGGTTTCTGATACTTGTGTGAGCTGTGGACTTGTGGACATGTACACAAAATTGCAAATGGAACAGTCCATGGAATGTGCAAGGAAAGTCTTCAAACGAATGCCCACACATAATGTCATGTCATGGACAGCACTGATATCAGGATACGTGCAATGTGGAGCACAGGAAAACAGTGCAATAGAACTCCTCTGCGAAATGTTAAATGAGAGCATCGAACCAAACCACATCACATATTCTAGTCTTCTTAAAGCCTGTGCAAACCTTTCTGATCAAGATTCAGGCAGACAGATTCATGCCCGTGTCATGAAAACCAGCATAGGGAATGTAAACGTTGTTGGGAATGCTCTGGTCAGCATGTATGCTGAATCTGGTTGCATGGAGGAGGCTAGAAAGGTGTTCGACCAGCTTTATGAAAGCAACATACTTTCCACCAGTTCTGATATTGGTGGAACTGAGAGCAGCAATGCCTCTTGGAGTTCTCAGATTGAGAGCATGGGCGTCGGAGTCAGCACCTTCACATTTGCTAGTCTGCTTAGTGCTGCTACCACTGTAGGGTTGCCAACCAAGGGTCAGCAACTGCATGCGCTTTCAATCAAAGCAGGCTTTGAGTCTGATAAAGGTATAAGCAATTCCCTTGTTTCCATGTATTCTAGGTGTGGATATTTGGATGATGCTTGTCGAGCATTTGATGAAATGGACGACCATAATGTGATTTCATGGACTTCAGTAATCAGTGGCTTAGCCAAGCATGGGCACGCGGAACGAGCGTTGTCATTGTTTCATGACATGATCTTATCCGGTGTCAAACCAAATGATGTCACATACATTGCTGTGTTATCTGCCTGTAGCCATGTTGGTCTAGTGAAAGAAGGAAAGGAGTACTTCAGATCAATGCAGAAGGATCACGGACTCGTACCGAGGATGGAACATTATTCTTGCATGGTGGATCTTCTTGCACGATCAGGTCTTGTTCAAGAAGCCCTGGATTTCATTAATGAAATGCCCTGTAAAGCGGATGCATTGATTTGGAAGACTCTCCTCGGTGCTTGTAGGACTTACGATAATATTGAGATTGGTAAAATTGCAGCGAATCATGTCATAGATCTCGAGCCGCGAGATCCAGCTCCATATGTCCTTCTCTCAAACTTGTATGCCCATGGTGGTTTATGGGATGAAGTTGCAAGAATAAGGAGTCTGATGAGACACAAGAACTTGAGTAAAGAAACTGGCTTGAGTTGGATGCATGTTGGAAACACAATTCACGAGTTCAGAGCTGGTGACACCGGCCATCCGCAAGCACAAGAGATCTATGCAAAGTTGTCTGCGTTGATCAGAGAAATTAAAGACATTGGCTACGTACCAGACACAAGCATCGTGCTCCATGACATGTCGgatgagctcaaggaggagtgTCTGCTCCAGCACAGCGAGAAGATTGCTGTGGCATTTGGTTTGATTACTACATCGCCAACAAAACCAATAAGGATCTTTAAGAATCTCCGTGTGTGCGCAGATTGCCATTCTGCAATCAAGTATATCTCTAAATCCACTGGAAGGGAGGTAATATTGAGAGATAGCAACAGGTTCCATAGGATGAAAGATGGGAAATGCTCATGCAGGGAGTACTGGTGA